The proteins below come from a single Oncorhynchus gorbuscha isolate QuinsamMale2020 ecotype Even-year linkage group LG12, OgorEven_v1.0, whole genome shotgun sequence genomic window:
- the LOC123991461 gene encoding cytoplasmic protein NCK1-like isoform X3 — MDMANLFKHFFRIGKVKRKTGMRDTASNADADMYSDNGERLYDLNLPALVKFSYTAEREDELSLVKGTHVIVMEKCSDGWWRGGYQGRSGWFPSNYVTEDADGTAGGGGLGDPAGSLPEKLAAVVHSVSNGNRVLHTVQALYPFSSGNDEELNFEKGEVMEVVEKPDNDPEWWKCRKADGQLGLVPKNYVTVLPPQQDSTTQNTSPDPAGPPTPDCDYISPATVGRFAGKPWYYGKVTRHQAEVALNQRGVEGDFLIRDSESSPSDFSISLKAQGKNKHFKVQLKDGLYCIGQRKFSSLEDLVDHYKKAPIFTSEQGDKLYLVKALAAS, encoded by the exons GCATTGGGAAGGTGAAGCGGAAAACAGGGATGCGTGACACTGCCTCCAACGCAGACGCTGACATGTACTCCGACAACGGCGAGCGCCTGTACGACCTCAACCTGCCGGCGCTCGTCAAGTTCAGCTACACCGCCGAGCGGGAGGACGAGCTCTCGTTGGTCAAGGGCACCCACGTTATCGTCATGGAGAAGTGTAGCGACGGCTGGTGGCGTGGGGGCTACCAGGGGCGTTCCGGGTGGTTCCCCTCCAACTACGTGACAGAGGACGCAGACGGGACAGCGGGGGGAGGAGGTTTGGGAGACCCGGCAGGGTCGCTGCCGGAGAAGCTAGCAGCAGTGGTTCACAGTGTGTCTAACGGGAACCGGGTACTCCACACGGTGCAGGCGCTGTACCCTTTCAGCTCGGGGAACGACGAGGAGCTCAACTTTGAGAAgggagaggtgatggaggtggtagAGAAACCAGACAACGACCCTGAGTGGTGGAAGTGCCGTAAAGCAGATGGACAGCTGGGACTAGTGCCTAAGAACTACGTCACTGTGCTGCCTCCCCAGCAGGACTCTACTACCCAGAATACCTCACCGGACCCCGCAGGGCCGCCCACGCCCGACTGTGACTACATCTCTCCGGCCACGGTGGGGCGGTTTGCTGGGAAGCCATGGTACTATGGCAAGGTGACGCGTCATCAGGCAGAGGTGGCTCTCAaccagagaggagtggagggagactTCCTCATCAGAGACTCGGAGTCATCG CCCAGtgatttctccatctctctgaagGCCCAGGGGAAGAACAAGCATTTCAAGGTTCAGTTGAAGGATGGTTTGTACTGCATTGGCCAGAGGAAGTTCAGTTCTCTGGAGGACTTGGTGGATCACTACAAGAAGGCTCCTATCTTCACCAGCGAGCAGGGAGACAAGCTCTACCTAGTTAAGGCCCTGGCTGCCTCTTGA